One Larus michahellis unplaced genomic scaffold, bLarMic1.1 SCAFFOLD_35, whole genome shotgun sequence genomic region harbors:
- the LOC141736856 gene encoding olfactory receptor 14C36-like, protein MSNDSSLTQFLLLAFADTRELQLLHFGLFLGIYLAALLANGLIITTIACDHRLHTSMYFFLLNLSLLDLGSISTTVPKAMANCLWDKRAISYAGCVAQVFLFVFFISAEFYLLTVMAYDRYVAICKPLHYGTLMGSRACVHMAAAAWGSGFLHALLHTASTFSLPLCQGNGLDQFFCEIPQILKLSCSDSFLREAGLLVVSVCLGFGCFIFIVLSYVQIFRAVLRIPSEQGRCKAFSACLPHLSVISLFLSTAMFAYLKPPSISSPVLDLVVAVLYSVVPPVLNPLIYSMRNQELKDALRKLAPWTLFHH, encoded by the coding sequence ATGTCCAATGACAGCTCcctcacccagttcctcctcctggcattcgcagacacacgggagctgcagctcttgcactttgggctcttcctgggcatctacctggctgccctcctggccaacggccttatcatcaccaccatcgcctgtgaccaccgcctccacacctccatgtacttcttcctcctcaacctctccctcctcgacctgggctccatctccaccactgtccccaaagccatggccaattgcCTCTGGGACAAAAGggccatctcctatgcaggatgcgTGGCACAggtctttctgtttgtctttttcatttcagcagagttttatcttctcactgtcatggcctatgaccgctacgttgccatctgcaaacccctgcactatgggaccctgatgggcagcagagcttgtgtccacatggcagcagctgcctggggcagtgggtttctccatgctctgctgcacacggccagtacattttccctgcccctctgccagggcaatggcctggaccagttcttctgtgaaatcccccagatcctcaagctctcctgctcagactccttcctcagggaagctgggcttcttgtggttagtgtctgtttaggctttggatgttttattttcattgtgctgtcctatgtgcagatcttcagggccgtgctgaggatcccctctgagcagggacgatGTAAAGCCTTTTCCGCGTGCCTTCCTCATCTGTCTGtcatctccctgtttctcagcactgccatgtttgcctacctcaagcccccctccatctcctccccagttctagacctggtggtggcagtcctgtactcagtggtgcctccagtactgaaccccctcatctacagcatgaggaaccaggagctcaaggatgccctaaGGAAACTGGCTCCATGGACGTTGTTTCACCATTAA